The Euphorbia lathyris chromosome 2, ddEupLath1.1, whole genome shotgun sequence genome includes a window with the following:
- the LOC136220598 gene encoding phosphoenolpyruvate carboxylase kinase 1-like yields the protein MTQALNRDYLINQEIGRGRFGVVFLCNSFSTGDSFAVKSIDKTLTSGDSIDAQCLLTEPKILQLLSPHPHIIHLYNAYEDDSYLHMVVELCSGQDLHDLIISNGVLSETEARVLFIQLMKAVSHCHNYGVVHRDIKPDNILLDSRNSVKLADFGSGEVIMEGETISGVVGTPYYVAPEILTGRGYGMKVDVWSAGVVLYVMLAGFPPFYGESAVEIFDAVSRGNLRFPLGAFHGVSSGVKDLLRRMVCKDVSKRFSAEQVLRHPWMEN from the exons ATGACCCAAGCGCTTAATAGAGACTACCTAATCAACCAGGAGATCGGCCGGGGCAGATTCGGCGTCGTCTTTCTCTGCAATTCTTTCTCCACCGGTGATTCCTTTGCCGTTAAGTCCATCGATAAAACCCTTACCTCCGGTGACTCCATTGACGCGCAATGTCTTCTCACAGAGCCTAAGATCCTCCAACTTCTCTCCCCTCATCCTCACATTATCCACCTCTACAATGCCTACGAGGATGATTCCTACCTTCATATGGTTGTGGAATTGTGTTCCGGTCAGGATCTTCACGACTTAATCATCTCTAATGGCGTGCTCTCTGAAACCGAGGCCAGAGTCCTCTTTATTCAGCTAATGAAGGCGGTTTCGCACTGCCACAACTACGGCGTCGTCCACCGCGACATAAAGCCGGACAATATCTTGCTGGACTCGAGAAATTCCGTTAAATTAGCCGATTTTGGGTCGGGCGAGGTGATTATGGAGGGAGAGACGATTAGTGGTGTTGTAGGGACGCCGTACTACGTGGCACCGGAGATTTTAACGGGAAGAGGGTACGGGATGAAGGTAGATGTGTGGAGTGCTGGAGTGGTACTTTATGTGATGTTAGCTGGATTTCCGCCGTTTTATGGGGAAAGCGCCGTTGAGATATTTGATGCAGTTTCGAGAGGGAATTTGAGGTTTCCGTTAGGAGCTTTTCACGGGGTATCTTCGGGCGTTAAAGATCTATTAAGGAGGATGGTGTGCAAAGACGTTTCCAAGAGGTTTTCCGCTGAGCAAGTATTAA GGCATCCATGGATGGAAAATTAA